From a single Sporosarcina oncorhynchi genomic region:
- a CDS encoding YlaH-like family protein, whose translation MKSEDVLDRMSGIARFIYDVMPSFTSAGYVLLAVVFLMSALVYKLGFARKIKFWQNVIIYAFLFIGCLILTFLAFFLPIVEGLIVAALILIIYRVRRMNEHKENSAV comes from the coding sequence ATGAAAAGCGAAGATGTACTTGATAGGATGTCGGGCATTGCACGATTCATTTATGATGTGATGCCATCATTCACTTCTGCTGGGTATGTTCTATTGGCTGTTGTGTTTCTCATGTCTGCTCTTGTATATAAATTAGGGTTTGCTCGTAAAATAAAGTTTTGGCAAAATGTAATCATCTACGCATTCCTCTTTATAGGATGTCTGATTCTGACATTCCTAGCATTCTTCCTTCCGATTGTTGAAGGTCTGATTGTTGCGGCTCTGATATTAATCATCTACAGAGTCCGCAGGATGAATGAACATAAAGAAAACTCCGCTGTTTGA
- the typA gene encoding translational GTPase TypA: protein MTNTRNDLRNIAIIAHVDHGKTTLVDQLLKQSGIFRSNEHVEDRAMDSNDLERERGITILAKNTGIEYKDTKINILDTPGHADFGGEVERILKMVDGVILVVDSFEGCMPQTRFVLKKALETNLKPIVVVNKIDREFGRPEEVVDEVLELFIELDANDEQLEFPVVYASGFNGTASLSPNPADQEETLEVLFDSIIENIPAPVDNRDEPLQFQVSLLDYNDYVGRIGIGRVFRGTMKVGQQVSVLKRDGSTKNYRVSKMYGFLGLKRIEIQEAFAGDLIAVSGMENIDVGETVCPVDHLEALPELHIDEPTLQMTFLVNNSPFAGKEGKWVTSRKIEERLEQQLQTDVSLRVDPTDSPDAWVVSGRGELHLSILIENMRREGFELQVSKPQVIIRTIDGVRSEPVERVQIDVPEEYTGSIIESMGDRKGEMIDMINNGNGQVRLIFLVPARGLIGYSTDFLTLTRGYGIINHTFDSYKPVASGKLGGRRHGVLVSMETGTVTGYSIMQLEDRGVMFVEAGTDIYAGMIVGENNRDTDLTINLTKIKHATNVRSATKDQTVTTKKPRILSLEEALQYLGDDEYCEVTPLSIRLRKQVLDKNERERVQKKKKLGE from the coding sequence ATGACAAATACACGAAACGACTTACGAAATATTGCGATCATCGCCCACGTTGACCACGGAAAAACAACGCTAGTTGATCAGCTTTTAAAGCAATCAGGGATATTTAGATCTAATGAACATGTAGAAGATCGTGCAATGGACTCAAACGACTTAGAACGTGAACGCGGAATCACTATACTTGCCAAAAATACAGGTATTGAATACAAAGATACTAAAATTAACATTCTAGATACGCCGGGTCACGCCGATTTCGGTGGGGAAGTGGAACGTATTTTGAAAATGGTTGATGGTGTTATTCTTGTTGTCGACTCCTTTGAGGGATGTATGCCACAAACACGTTTTGTTTTGAAAAAGGCATTGGAAACGAACTTAAAACCAATTGTTGTCGTGAATAAAATCGACCGCGAATTTGGTCGTCCGGAAGAAGTAGTCGACGAAGTTCTTGAATTGTTCATTGAATTGGACGCGAATGATGAGCAGTTAGAATTCCCTGTAGTTTATGCATCTGGATTCAATGGAACTGCAAGCCTTTCACCTAATCCTGCCGATCAAGAAGAAACGTTGGAAGTGTTGTTCGATTCAATTATTGAAAACATTCCTGCACCGGTCGACAATCGCGATGAGCCATTGCAATTCCAAGTTTCTCTACTAGATTATAACGATTATGTAGGGCGTATAGGGATTGGCCGTGTATTCCGCGGAACGATGAAAGTGGGCCAACAAGTGTCCGTTCTTAAACGTGATGGTTCCACAAAGAACTATCGTGTTTCAAAAATGTACGGTTTCTTAGGGCTTAAAAGGATTGAAATCCAAGAAGCATTTGCCGGAGATCTCATTGCTGTTTCCGGAATGGAAAATATCGACGTTGGTGAAACGGTATGCCCAGTCGATCATCTAGAAGCATTACCGGAACTTCACATCGACGAGCCGACTTTGCAAATGACTTTCCTAGTCAACAATAGTCCGTTTGCTGGAAAAGAAGGTAAATGGGTGACTTCTAGAAAGATTGAAGAACGACTCGAACAACAATTGCAAACAGATGTATCTTTACGCGTAGATCCGACAGATTCTCCAGATGCATGGGTCGTTTCCGGTCGGGGAGAATTACATTTGTCCATCTTAATCGAAAATATGCGCCGTGAAGGATTCGAATTGCAAGTATCGAAACCTCAAGTCATCATCCGTACAATCGACGGCGTGCGTTCTGAACCAGTGGAACGTGTCCAAATAGATGTTCCTGAAGAGTATACTGGCTCGATTATCGAGTCTATGGGTGATCGAAAAGGTGAAATGATCGATATGATCAACAATGGAAATGGACAAGTCCGTTTAATCTTCCTAGTTCCAGCTCGTGGATTGATTGGTTATTCGACTGATTTCCTTACGCTTACAAGAGGTTACGGAATCATTAACCATACATTTGATTCCTATAAGCCAGTTGCATCAGGTAAGTTAGGTGGACGACGCCATGGTGTTCTTGTTTCTATGGAGACAGGTACCGTTACTGGTTATAGTATCATGCAATTAGAAGATCGCGGAGTCATGTTTGTTGAAGCTGGAACTGATATCTATGCGGGTATGATTGTAGGAGAAAACAACCGTGACACTGACTTGACAATCAACCTGACAAAAATCAAACATGCAACAAACGTCCGATCTGCTACGAAAGATCAAACAGTTACAACAAAGAAACCGCGTATTCTGTCATTAGAAGAAGCGTTGCAATATCTCGGCGATGATGAATATTGTGAAGTTACACCGCTTTCCATCCGTTTACGGAAGCAAGTCCTTGATAAGAATGAACGTGAACGTGTACAAAAAAAGAAAAAACTTGGTGAGTGA
- a CDS encoding YlaF family protein produces the protein MKNIKWIFVIYSLAAVAAMCGIGIAVGIRSISVALISMLALVLIMGNGFKTKKKMREQGLL, from the coding sequence GTGAAAAATATCAAATGGATTTTTGTCATATATTCTCTTGCAGCGGTTGCAGCAATGTGCGGAATTGGTATTGCTGTAGGGATTCGAAGCATTTCCGTAGCACTTATTTCAATGCTGGCACTAGTCTTGATAATGGGCAATGGTTTTAAAACTAAAAAGAAAATGCGCGAGCAAGGTTTACTATAA
- a CDS encoding inositol monophosphatase family protein, with translation MNWGMIDKYAKSLIKEAGHIIRNSFFRTIDVDTKADANDLVTNIDRDIERFFISRIQRDFPEHKVLGEEGFGDDVQSLDGVIWLLDPIDGTMNFVHQKRNFAISLGIYLDGIGMLGYIYDVMNDELYHAEKGEGAYFNDEKLPMLEITPLSEAIIGVNASWVAPNRRIENGPIADMVHKCRGTRSYGSAAMELAYVSSGRIDAYLSLRLSPWDIAGGMVIAEEVGAIATNLEGEKPDLLGQDTFIVARPGLHSEILRNHIKLK, from the coding sequence ATGAATTGGGGAATGATTGACAAGTACGCAAAATCGTTAATAAAAGAAGCGGGACATATCATTCGTAATTCTTTTTTTAGAACGATTGATGTAGATACGAAAGCAGATGCAAATGATTTGGTTACAAATATCGATCGTGATATTGAACGGTTTTTCATTAGTAGGATCCAACGCGATTTTCCCGAGCATAAGGTCTTGGGAGAAGAAGGCTTTGGCGATGATGTTCAATCATTGGACGGTGTTATATGGTTATTGGATCCAATAGATGGGACGATGAATTTCGTCCATCAGAAGAGAAACTTTGCCATTTCACTCGGTATCTATCTGGATGGCATAGGTATGCTTGGATATATCTATGATGTGATGAATGATGAACTTTACCACGCTGAAAAAGGTGAAGGGGCTTATTTTAACGATGAGAAGCTACCGATGCTCGAAATTACACCTTTATCTGAAGCGATCATCGGTGTAAATGCAAGTTGGGTCGCACCAAATCGTCGTATTGAAAATGGACCAATTGCAGATATGGTGCACAAATGTAGAGGGACACGATCATATGGTTCCGCAGCTATGGAACTTGCCTATGTATCTTCAGGTCGTATTGATGCTTATCTATCATTGCGGCTATCTCCCTGGGATATAGCGGGTGGAATGGTGATAGCTGAAGAGGTAGGCGCGATTGCTACTAATTTAGAAGGTGAAAAGCCAGATTTGCTGGGACAAGATACTTTCATCGTGGCAAGACCGGGTTTGCATAGTGAAATCCTTAGAAATCACATTAAATTGAAATGA
- a CDS encoding YktB family protein has protein sequence MTQSFWTSKDFDVFSIDGLDHRMEALQTRIQPKFAAIGDHLSNYLSSFGTGEFFPHIAKHARRTVNPPKDSWVAFAPAKRGYKALPHFQVGLWGTHLFIILAVIYENPDKKGIAERLDKNMKTLISLPKEYVISGDHMKPEASYINEIGKNGLEILLDRMKTVKKAELVIGKHVSPEQAISMTQEQFFKLIDETINELLPVYHVVIGSN, from the coding sequence TTGACACAAAGTTTTTGGACTTCAAAGGATTTTGATGTTTTTTCAATCGATGGTTTAGATCATAGGATGGAAGCACTTCAGACACGTATCCAACCGAAATTCGCAGCCATTGGAGATCATCTTTCCAATTATTTATCATCATTTGGAACGGGAGAGTTTTTCCCACATATCGCAAAACACGCCAGAAGAACTGTAAACCCACCTAAAGACAGTTGGGTCGCATTTGCACCTGCAAAGAGGGGATACAAAGCATTACCACATTTTCAAGTCGGCTTATGGGGAACACATCTATTCATCATACTTGCCGTTATTTATGAAAATCCGGACAAAAAAGGTATTGCAGAAAGACTCGATAAGAATATGAAAACGCTCATATCTCTTCCAAAAGAGTATGTAATTTCCGGGGACCATATGAAGCCTGAAGCTTCCTACATAAACGAAATCGGAAAAAACGGTCTGGAAATATTGTTGGACAGGATGAAAACAGTGAAAAAAGCGGAACTCGTTATCGGAAAGCATGTATCTCCGGAACAGGCAATCTCAATGACCCAAGAGCAATTTTTCAAATTGATTGATGAGACAATCAATGAATTATTACCTGTTTATCATGTCGTCATCGGTTCAAATTAA
- a CDS encoding UPF0223 family protein, translating to MDYNYPISHHWSTDEIIDVIAFFQAVEKAYESHIERRQFMDAYRAFKKVVPSMAEEKTLFNEFEDASGFKSFRIVKQAKEAVDDDLIKSN from the coding sequence TTGGACTATAATTATCCGATCAGTCATCATTGGTCGACCGATGAAATAATTGATGTTATTGCTTTTTTTCAAGCAGTAGAAAAAGCTTATGAATCCCACATTGAAAGACGGCAATTCATGGATGCATATCGCGCATTCAAAAAAGTTGTGCCGTCCATGGCGGAGGAAAAGACGTTATTCAATGAGTTTGAAGATGCGAGTGGATTTAAAAGTTTTAGAATCGTCAAACAAGCCAAAGAAGCAGTGGATGACGATTTGATTAAGAGCAACTGA
- a CDS encoding NAD(P)H-dependent flavin oxidoreductase: MDWNTRITELLDIKYPIVQGGLAYLAYADLAAAVSEAGGLGQITAMSLESPEALRTEIRKVKEMTANPFGVNFAIGQHGRPYEHLLDVVIEEGVTVVSVTGGNPAPFFDYLKDVNMKKLVLVAAKRQAVKAESLGADAVMVVGHEGGGHLGRDDIGTMVLVPQVVDAVTIPVIASGGIGDGRGWMAAHALGADGIEMGTRFIATQECVHANTVYKDALLKSKETGTVIIKRSLGAPARALTNEWTEQILRLEAQNAQYEDLKHFISGEANKRFIHEGDSHAGFGWAGQVAGMIDDIPTVSELIERMVQQAETIRSKWL, from the coding sequence ATGGACTGGAATACGAGAATTACTGAACTGTTGGATATCAAGTATCCGATTGTGCAAGGAGGATTGGCATATCTTGCATATGCAGATCTTGCTGCCGCAGTATCAGAGGCTGGAGGCCTTGGCCAAATAACTGCAATGAGTCTGGAGTCTCCTGAAGCTTTACGGACGGAAATCCGTAAAGTGAAAGAAATGACTGCCAATCCTTTTGGCGTGAATTTCGCAATCGGACAACATGGCAGGCCATATGAACACTTATTGGATGTCGTGATCGAAGAAGGTGTTACAGTCGTTTCTGTCACGGGTGGTAATCCTGCACCATTCTTCGACTATTTGAAAGATGTTAACATGAAAAAACTTGTGTTAGTCGCGGCTAAAAGACAAGCCGTGAAAGCGGAATCTCTTGGTGCTGATGCGGTTATGGTCGTTGGACATGAAGGTGGAGGACATCTCGGTCGTGATGATATTGGTACAATGGTTCTCGTACCTCAAGTTGTGGATGCGGTCACTATCCCTGTCATTGCTTCTGGAGGAATCGGAGACGGCAGGGGATGGATGGCAGCCCATGCGCTTGGAGCAGATGGAATCGAGATGGGAACAAGATTTATTGCGACGCAGGAATGTGTGCATGCAAATACTGTCTATAAAGATGCTTTATTGAAATCGAAAGAAACGGGTACAGTAATTATTAAGCGTTCGCTTGGTGCTCCTGCCCGTGCATTAACTAACGAATGGACTGAACAGATTCTTCGGTTGGAAGCGCAGAATGCTCAATATGAAGACTTGAAGCATTTTATTAGTGGAGAAGCAAATAAGCGATTCATCCACGAAGGGGACAGTCATGCTGGTTTCGGTTGGGCTGGTCAGGTTGCTGGAATGATCGATGACATTCCCACTGTTTCGGAGCTTATTGAAAGAATGGTTCAACAGGCCGAAACTATTCGCAGTAAATGGCTATAA
- a CDS encoding polysaccharide deacetylase family protein, with translation MRKNLLYISLFALLLLSACSGDTKTKQPASHASGSETEDVENESESMEIDDGEVVDVEEEMEQEEPMDIVEEPLYALNPKTYSIEPIKDADPQIVLLTIDDAPDKRALDMAKTLKELNVPAIFFVNGHFITTDEKKETLKEIHDMGFMIGNHTKTHANLKSLTEEEQQDEILSVNEIVEEVTGEKPKFFRAPFGSNTDYSRNLAEQEGMLLMNWSYGYDFVKEYMTKESITDIMINTELLRNGSNLLMHDREWTADALEDIVNGLRGKGYEFVDPKLIMILEDGEAAE, from the coding sequence ATGAGGAAAAATTTGTTATACATATCATTATTCGCGTTGTTGTTACTGTCGGCATGCAGTGGCGACACAAAAACTAAACAACCTGCTAGTCATGCTAGCGGCTCGGAAACTGAAGATGTGGAAAATGAATCTGAATCGATGGAAATTGATGACGGAGAAGTAGTAGATGTCGAAGAGGAAATGGAGCAAGAGGAACCGATGGATATAGTAGAAGAACCTCTTTATGCATTAAATCCAAAAACGTATTCCATCGAACCGATAAAGGACGCAGATCCGCAGATTGTTTTATTGACGATCGATGACGCACCTGACAAAAGAGCATTGGATATGGCGAAAACATTAAAAGAATTGAATGTTCCCGCAATCTTCTTTGTTAATGGACATTTCATCACTACGGATGAGAAGAAAGAAACGTTAAAAGAGATCCATGATATGGGCTTTATGATCGGGAATCACACAAAGACCCATGCGAACTTGAAATCATTAACTGAAGAAGAACAACAAGATGAAATTCTTTCGGTGAATGAAATCGTTGAAGAGGTAACTGGTGAAAAACCGAAATTTTTCCGCGCTCCTTTTGGTTCAAATACAGATTATAGTAGAAATCTGGCTGAACAAGAAGGTATGCTGCTCATGAACTGGTCTTATGGTTACGATTTCGTGAAAGAATATATGACAAAAGAATCAATCACAGATATTATGATTAACACGGAACTGTTAAGGAATGGATCGAATCTGTTGATGCATGACCGAGAATGGACAGCAGATGCTCTGGAAGATATTGTCAATGGTCTAAGGGGAAAAGGTTATGAGTTTGTAGATCCTAAGCTCATCATGATTTTGGAAGATGGCGAAGCGGCGGAGTAA
- the lpdA gene encoding dihydrolipoyl dehydrogenase, which yields MVVGDFPIEVDTLVVGSGPGGYVAAIRAAQLGQKVTIVEKEMLGGVCLNVGCIPSKALISVGHRFVSAKGSDDMGITASDVKLDFSKAQAFKDGVVKKLTGGVEGLLKGNKVDIIQGEAYFVDANTAKVMDEKSSQTYKFKNAIIATGSRPVEIPSFKYTKRVINSTGALNLEEVPGHLVVIGGGYIGTELGSAYANLGSKVTIIEGADDILAGFEKQMTQIVKKGLKKKGVEIVVKASAKDVEESESGVVVTYEAKGEEQKVEADYVLVTVGRRPNTDEIGLEGLGINFLDRGLIEVDKQCRTNVPNIYAIGDIVSGPQLAHKASYEGKVAAEAISGEKSEVDYMAIPAVCFTDPELATVGLNEQQAKDEGFEVVTGKFPFAANGRALALNATDGFVKLVSRKEDGLLLGAQIVGENASDMIAELGLAIEAGMTLEDIAMTIHAHPTLGEISMEAAEVALGKPIHMITK from the coding sequence ATGGTAGTAGGAGACTTTCCAATTGAAGTTGATACACTTGTCGTAGGATCAGGCCCAGGAGGATACGTTGCAGCAATACGCGCAGCACAACTTGGTCAAAAAGTAACAATTGTTGAAAAAGAAATGCTTGGAGGCGTATGTCTGAACGTAGGATGTATCCCGTCAAAGGCACTAATTTCTGTAGGCCATCGTTTTGTATCTGCAAAAGGTTCTGATGATATGGGAATTACAGCGTCTGATGTAAAGCTAGACTTCTCAAAAGCGCAAGCATTTAAAGATGGGGTAGTCAAGAAATTGACAGGCGGCGTTGAAGGGCTTCTTAAAGGTAATAAAGTTGATATCATCCAAGGTGAAGCGTATTTCGTAGATGCGAATACAGCTAAAGTTATGGATGAAAAATCTTCACAAACGTATAAATTTAAAAACGCAATCATTGCTACTGGATCACGTCCAGTTGAAATTCCATCATTCAAATATACAAAGCGTGTCATCAATTCAACGGGTGCTCTTAACTTGGAAGAAGTTCCTGGACATCTAGTTGTTATCGGTGGTGGATATATCGGTACTGAACTTGGTTCTGCATATGCAAACCTAGGTTCGAAAGTTACGATTATCGAAGGTGCTGACGATATCCTAGCAGGTTTCGAAAAGCAAATGACACAAATTGTTAAAAAAGGCTTGAAGAAAAAAGGCGTCGAAATCGTTGTGAAAGCTTCTGCAAAAGACGTTGAAGAGTCTGAAAGTGGAGTTGTAGTAACATATGAAGCTAAAGGCGAAGAACAGAAAGTCGAAGCGGATTATGTGCTTGTAACAGTAGGACGTCGTCCAAATACCGATGAAATCGGTCTTGAAGGATTAGGCATAAACTTCCTGGATCGTGGCCTAATCGAAGTGGATAAACAATGTCGTACAAACGTACCAAACATTTATGCAATAGGAGATATCGTGTCCGGTCCACAACTTGCACACAAAGCTTCTTACGAAGGCAAGGTTGCGGCTGAGGCGATTTCTGGAGAAAAATCCGAAGTAGACTATATGGCTATTCCCGCTGTTTGTTTCACAGATCCTGAACTAGCGACTGTTGGCTTGAACGAGCAACAGGCGAAAGACGAAGGATTCGAAGTTGTTACAGGTAAATTCCCGTTTGCGGCGAACGGCCGTGCACTTGCACTCAACGCAACGGATGGTTTTGTGAAACTTGTGTCGCGTAAAGAAGATGGTCTTCTTCTAGGCGCACAAATCGTCGGAGAAAATGCTTCTGATATGATCGCTGAGCTAGGATTGGCAATTGAAGCTGGCATGACGCTGGAAGATATTGCAATGACGATTCACGCGCATCCTACATTGGGAGAAATCTCAATGGAAGCGGCGGAAGTTGCTCTAGGTAAACCGATTCATATGATTACAAAATAA
- a CDS encoding dihydrolipoamide acetyltransferase family protein: protein MAFEFRLPDIGEGIHEGEVVKWFVAKGDKINEDDTLLEIQNDKAVVEIPSPVTGTVEEVLVGEGQVAVVGDILIRFDAPGYENHQHGDEEGTEETEAQVQSTAEAGQDIEKQEVKKQEAKKEESVPAAKVEGTDSSTTRVIAMPSVRKFAREQEVDIHEVQGTGKNGRVLKEDIESFLNGGQKPVVNETTVEENKEDAVVSKEDETKSSAPVILEGDFPETREKMSGMRKAIAKAMVNSKRTAPHVTLLDEIDVTELVAHRKKFKDIAAEKDIKLTYLPYVVKALVSTLREFPQLNTSLDDETEEIIQKHYFNIGIAADTDRGLLVPVIKNADRKSVFAISEEISSLAEKARDGKLSLAEMKGASCSITNIGSAGGQWFTPIINHPEVAILGIGRISEKPIVKNGEIVAAPMLALSLVFDHRVIDGVTGQQALNHIKKLLGNPELLLMEA from the coding sequence GTGGCATTTGAATTCCGTTTGCCGGACATCGGGGAGGGTATTCACGAAGGTGAAGTTGTAAAGTGGTTTGTCGCAAAAGGCGATAAAATCAATGAAGACGACACACTTCTAGAAATCCAGAACGATAAAGCAGTTGTGGAAATCCCATCACCTGTTACAGGCACAGTCGAAGAAGTTCTAGTTGGAGAAGGGCAAGTTGCGGTAGTCGGTGATATACTAATCCGATTTGATGCTCCTGGATACGAAAATCATCAACATGGTGATGAAGAAGGCACTGAAGAGACTGAAGCTCAAGTCCAATCGACAGCAGAAGCTGGTCAGGATATTGAAAAGCAAGAAGTGAAGAAACAAGAAGCTAAAAAAGAAGAGTCTGTTCCCGCGGCTAAAGTTGAAGGAACGGATTCTTCCACTACTCGTGTCATCGCAATGCCTTCAGTCCGTAAGTTCGCACGTGAACAAGAAGTCGATATTCATGAAGTGCAAGGAACTGGGAAAAACGGCCGTGTGCTGAAGGAAGACATAGAGTCATTCCTGAATGGCGGTCAAAAGCCAGTTGTCAATGAGACAACCGTTGAAGAGAATAAGGAAGATGCTGTAGTTTCAAAAGAAGATGAGACAAAATCATCTGCACCGGTAATCTTGGAAGGTGACTTCCCAGAAACGCGCGAGAAGATGTCGGGCATGAGAAAAGCAATTGCGAAAGCAATGGTCAACTCGAAACGCACGGCTCCTCATGTTACTTTATTGGATGAAATTGATGTTACAGAACTTGTTGCACACCGTAAGAAGTTCAAAGATATCGCAGCTGAAAAAGATATTAAATTGACATATCTTCCGTATGTAGTGAAAGCACTCGTCTCTACTTTGCGTGAGTTCCCACAATTGAATACTTCTCTGGATGATGAAACTGAAGAAATCATTCAAAAGCATTATTTCAATATCGGAATTGCTGCAGACACGGATCGCGGCTTACTCGTACCGGTTATTAAAAACGCAGATCGCAAATCTGTATTTGCTATTTCCGAAGAAATTAGTTCTCTTGCAGAAAAAGCACGTGACGGCAAATTGAGCTTAGCTGAAATGAAAGGCGCATCTTGTTCTATCACGAATATCGGTTCAGCAGGCGGGCAATGGTTTACACCGATTATCAACCACCCAGAAGTTGCTATTTTGGGCATCGGCCGTATTTCTGAAAAGCCAATAGTTAAAAATGGTGAAATCGTGGCGGCACCTATGTTAGCATTATCATTGGTATTTGATCATCGGGTAATTGATGGTGTTACAGGACAACAAGCTCTGAACCACATTAAGAAATTGCTCGGAAATCCAGAACTTTTATTAATGGAGGCGTAA
- a CDS encoding alpha-ketoacid dehydrogenase subunit beta, producing the protein MAQMTMIQAITDAMRTELKNDENVLVFGEDVGANGGVFRATEGLQKEFGVDRVFDTPLAESGIGGLAIGLTLTGFRPVMEIQFFGFLYEVIDSISGQLARQSFRSGGHFNAPVTIRSPFGGGVATPEMHADSFEGLVASQPGLKVVIPSTPYDAKGLLISAIKDENPVIFLEHMKLYRSFRQEVPEEEYTIPLGKADVKREGTDLSIITYGAMVHESLKAAEALEKDGYSVEVVDLRTIQPLDIETIIASVEKTNRAIVVQEAQKQAGIAANVVSEITERAILSLEAPVLRVAAPDTIYPFAQGENSWLPNANDIIETAKKVLTF; encoded by the coding sequence ATGGCACAAATGACGATGATTCAAGCAATCACCGATGCAATGCGCACGGAGCTTAAAAATGATGAAAACGTCCTCGTCTTCGGTGAAGACGTTGGAGCAAATGGCGGAGTTTTCCGTGCAACGGAAGGTCTGCAAAAAGAATTCGGAGTTGACCGTGTATTTGATACGCCGCTTGCTGAGTCTGGAATTGGTGGACTAGCAATTGGTTTAACACTTACAGGTTTCCGTCCTGTTATGGAAATCCAGTTCTTTGGTTTCCTCTATGAAGTAATTGACTCTATTAGTGGCCAACTGGCTCGTCAATCATTCAGAAGCGGTGGACATTTCAACGCACCTGTTACAATCCGTTCACCATTTGGCGGAGGTGTTGCTACACCTGAAATGCACGCGGACAGTTTTGAAGGTCTAGTCGCATCACAACCTGGTTTAAAAGTTGTCATACCTTCAACTCCTTATGATGCAAAAGGTCTACTGATCTCAGCGATTAAAGACGAGAATCCTGTGATCTTCCTAGAGCATATGAAGTTGTACCGTTCATTCAGACAGGAAGTTCCTGAGGAAGAGTATACGATTCCACTTGGAAAAGCAGATGTGAAGCGTGAAGGTACTGATCTTTCGATTATCACATACGGCGCGATGGTTCATGAGAGCTTGAAGGCTGCTGAAGCACTCGAAAAAGATGGCTACTCAGTTGAAGTTGTCGATTTACGTACAATCCAACCACTTGACATTGAGACAATCATCGCTTCAGTCGAAAAGACAAACCGTGCAATAGTTGTACAAGAAGCACAGAAACAGGCAGGTATCGCTGCTAACGTCGTTTCTGAAATTACTGAGCGGGCAATCTTGAGCCTAGAAGCACCGGTTCTTCGCGTTGCTGCACCTGATACAATCTATCCTTTTGCGCAAGGTGAAAATTCATGGTTGCCAAATGCGAACGACATCATTGAAACAGCTAAGAAAGTTTTGACATTCTAA